A section of the Eubalaena glacialis isolate mEubGla1 unplaced genomic scaffold, mEubGla1.1.hap2.+ XY scaffold_912, whole genome shotgun sequence genome encodes:
- the LOC133083946 gene encoding uncharacterized protein LOC133083946 — MKKFLSRTTGGDVLSPNPCSQKLAVRALKPTREQSPPEAHSQSPVQLTGQSPFRDSPRHGGRRRRLPLARPAARGRARVTESPAPVLDILDLWVCATVSASGCRSWWPDQGTPVPRRDVIARPYSAQFFPTSPQLLPPPLTRPPSHSILLETDEHIDRESAWPWRLPKEPSHRTTSSTGVQPVPRALTLTQLEGWLQLRWEVMESTVWRKGAWFGIWCLARNLSPPPSPLPSPPFTAPTLPSPPLAAPRQGFPPLCGAPTVRPYIPPTFHRAVDPPTLPSVCRSAGPLEDLGPRPFLEHRTRPAPAPARQPASQPASQRVAHPSETSRLATVPEAQPGLAAWSPAHARLEDRLQLHQPEGRQEGRAATVRGGLPELVVWTPPLRSQPNRSSRPQRGSFFPCWIPTAIKETQAEILTAHARVEGLAHQSTSPLGAHKAGSLKAFSFRALQRSRFWWWQQPSSRRVCQNSSENKGECGAFPGMQIMLKEIGTDVPS; from the exons ATGAAGAAGTTCCTATCCAGGACCACAGGAGGAGATGTGCTGAGCCCCAACCCATGCTCTCAGAAGCTTGCAGTCAGG GCGCTGAAGCCCACGAGGGAGCAAAGCCCCCCAGAAGCCCACAGTCAGTCCCCTGTCCAGCTCACAGGGCAGTCCCCCTTCCGGGACAGTCCCAG GCACGGGGGCCGCCGGCGGCGCCTGCCCCTAGCCCGGCCAGCCGCCAGAGGGCGCGCCCGCGTCACGGAGAGCCCCGCCCCC GTTCTGGACATCCTAGATCTCTGGGTCTGTGCCACCGTCTCCGCCAGTGGCTGCCGAAGCTGGTGGCCAGACCAAGGCACGCCGG tgCCTCGCAGGGATGTGATTGCAAGGCCCTACTCCGCGCAGTTCTTCCCAACTAGCCCCcaacttctccccccacccctcacccgccccccctcccactccatcctgctTG AGACAGATGAGCACATAGACCGCGAATCAGCATGGCCTTGGCGCCTGCCAAAGGAGCCTTCTCATCGGACGACTAGTAGCACTGGCGTCCAG cccgtgCCCCGCGCGCTCACGCTCACGCAGTTGGAGGGCTGGCTTCAACTCCG GTGGGAGGTGATGGAGTCCACTGTATGGAGAAAGGGGGCGTGGTTTGGAATCTGGTGCCTG GCTCGCAACCTCTCCccgcctccttctcccctcccctccccgcccttcACCGCccctaccctcccctcccctccgcttgCCGCCCCTCGGCAGGGCTTTCCTCCACTCTGCGGGGCCCCAACAGTCCGTCCGTATATTCCTCCAACCTTCCATCGAGCCGTGGATCCGCCCACCCTTCCTTCCGTCTGTCGGTCTGCCGGACCACTGGAAGACCTAGGCCCCAGGCCCTTCCTAGAGCACCGGACACGGCCCGCGCCTGCGCCCGCCCGCCAGcccgccagccagccagccagccaacgTGTCGCCCACCCCTCAGAGACAAGTCGCTTAGCAACCGTGCCCGAGGCGCAGCCAGGCCTCGCGGCCTGGTCGCCTGCGCATGCGCGCCTGGAGGACCGGCTTCAGCTCCACCAGCCAGAAGGACGACAGGAGGGCCGAGCGGCCACGGTGAGAGGCGGCCTTCCCGAGTTGGTCGTATGGACGCCTCCCCTTAGGTCCCAGCCCAACCGAAGCTCCCGGCCTCAGCGGGGAAGTTTCTTTCCCTGTTGGATTCCCACTGCCATCAAGGAAACGCAGGCTGAGATACTAACAGCACACGCCCGAGTCGAGGGCTTGGCTCACCAATCAACTTCTCCTCTGGGGGCTCACAAGGCAGGAAGTTTAAAG GCTTTCTCGTTCCGCGCCCTCCAGCGCTCAAGGTTCTGGTGGTGGCAGCAACCCAGTTCCAGGCGAGTCTGCCAAAACTCATCAGAAAACAAAGGGGAGTGTGGTGCATTTCCTGGGATGCAGATCATGCTGAAAGAAATAGGAACAGACGTTCCATCCTAG
- the LOC133083951 gene encoding sterile alpha motif domain-containing protein 1-like — translation PVPRALTLTQLEGWLQLRWEVMESTVWRKGAWFGIWCLARNLSPPPSPLPSPPFTAPTLPSPPLAAPRQGFPPLCGAPTVRPYIPPTFHRAVDPPTLPSVCRSAGPLEDLGPRPFLEHRTRPAPAPARQPASQPASQRVAHPSETSRLATVPEAQPGLAAWSPAHARLEDRLQLHQPEGRQEGRAATVRGGLPELVVWTPPLRSQPNRSSRPQRGSFFPCWIPTAIKETQAEILTAHARVEGLAHQSTSPLGAHKAGSLKAFSFRALQRSRFWWWQQPSSRRVCQNSSENKGECGAFPGMQIMLKEIGTDVPS, via the exons GTGGGAGGTGATGGAGTCCACTGTATGGAGAAAGGGGGCGTGGTTTGGAATCTGGTGCCTG GCTCGCAACCTCTCCccgcctccttctcccctcccctccccgcccttcACCGCccctaccctcccctcccctccgcttgCCGCCCCTCGGCAGGGCTTTCCTCCACTCTGCGGGGCCCCAACAGTCCGTCCGTATATTCCTCCAACCTTCCATCGAGCCGTGGATCCGCCCACCCTTCCTTCCGTCTGTCGGTCTGCCGGACCACTGGAAGACCTAGGCCCCAGGCCCTTCCTAGAGCACCGGACACGGCCCGCGCCTGCGCCCGCCCGCCAGcccgccagccagccagccagccaacgTGTCGCCCACCCCTCAGAGACAAGTCGCTTAGCAACCGTGCCCGAGGCGCAGCCAGGCCTCGCGGCCTGGTCGCCTGCGCATGCGCGCCTGGAGGACCGGCTTCAGCTCCACCAGCCAGAAGGACGACAGGAGGGCCGAGCGGCCACGGTGAGAGGCGGCCTTCCCGAGTTGGTCGTATGGACGCCTCCCCTTAGGTCCCAGCCCAACCGAAGCTCCCGGCCTCAGCGGGGAAGTTTCTTTCCCTGTTGGATTCCCACTGCCATCAAGGAAACGCAGGCTGAGATACTAACAGCACACGCCCGAGTCGAGGGCTTGGCTCACCAATCAACTTCTCCTCTGGGGGCTCACAAGGCAGGAAGTTTAAAG GCTTTCTCGTTCCGCGCCCTCCAGCGCTCAAGGTTCTGGTGGTGGCAGCAACCCAGTTCCAGGCGAGTCTGCCAAAACTCATCAGAAAACAAAGGGGAGTGTGGTGCATTTCCTGGGATGCAGATCATGCTGAAAGAAATAGGAACAGACGTTCCATCCTAG